GTTCGAACTGGCCCGCAGCCGGCACGCGACCAAGGCCCTGGCCGTGGTCTCCTTCGTCGAGAGTTCGTTCTTTCCCATTCCGCCCGACGTGATGCTGGCGCCGATGATCCTGGCGCGGCCGCAGAAGGCCTATTTCTATGCGGCCGTCTGCACCATCGCCTCGGTGCTGGGCGGGATGCTGGGCTACGCTATCGGCTATTTCCTGACGGATGTGGGTCTGGCCATCATGCGGGTGCTGGGCCATTCGGACGGGGTGGAGCAGTTCCGCCAGTGGTTCGATCAGTGGGGCCTGTGGGTCATATTGATCAAGGGTCTGACGCCCATTCCCTACAAGCTGGTGACGATCGCTTCCGGTCTGGCGGCGTTCAGCTTCCCGATCTTCATCGCCGCCTCGGTGGCGACGCGCGGCGGGCGGTTCTTCCTGGAGGCGTGGATCCTGAAACGGTGGGGGCCCGCCATGCTGGCCCAGGTGGAGAAACGGCTGGCGCTGTGGACCGGCGCAGGCCTGGTCGCCCTGATCGGTCTGATCGTCGTGCTGAAGCTTCTGTAAGTCGACGGATCGGGGCAGGCGGGTTAAGAGCGAAGCACGATGACAGACGCCTATCGCCTTCTGAC
Above is a genomic segment from Candidatus Brevundimonas colombiensis containing:
- a CDS encoding DedA family protein, which translates into the protein MLRKLYDRVFELARSRHATKALAVVSFVESSFFPIPPDVMLAPMILARPQKAYFYAAVCTIASVLGGMLGYAIGYFLTDVGLAIMRVLGHSDGVEQFRQWFDQWGLWVILIKGLTPIPYKLVTIASGLAAFSFPIFIAASVATRGGRFFLEAWILKRWGPAMLAQVEKRLALWTGAGLVALIGLIVVLKLL